One part of the Streptomyces lydicus genome encodes these proteins:
- the dnaK gene encoding molecular chaperone DnaK yields the protein MAKAVGIDLGTTNSVIAAWEGGEATVLPNSEGSRTTPSVVAFTDSGERLVGQLARRQAILNPKGTIYSAKRFIGRRYDEISDEAKAVGFDVVADDHGNARFEVRGKLYAPEEISALVLRKLADDAAKQLGEKVTEAVITVPAYFNDAQRTATKDAGRIAGLEVLRIINEPTAAALAYGLDKKGHETVLVFDLGGGTFDVSLLDVGDGVVEVRSTAGDSHLGGDDFDRRLVDHLADNFQRDNGIDLRNDPQALQRLFEAAEKAKTELSSVTQTQVSLPFITADAAGPKHLTETVMRSTFDQITSDLVERTMEPVKQAMGDAKISEADIDEVILVGGSTRIPAVQNLVRRLTGGKDPNMSVNPDEVVAMGAAIQAGVLKGDVKDVLLLDVIPLSLGVETRGGVMTKIIERNTTIPVRRTETFSTAEDNQGAVDIVILQGERELAKDNRVLGRFQLKDIRPAPRGEPQVEVTFDVDANGILNVTARDKDTGAEQGITISEGSNLDQSEVERMVQEAEAHRGEDQALRAAVDARNELDAVAYQVERRLNELGNAAPAHEKARAEMLVTDAREAVKEEAPLDKVRSLTSELQQIHASLASHQAGAGPSAEERATAGAGAGGASGTAGSDDDVVDAEFDKS from the coding sequence ATGGCTAAGGCAGTCGGCATTGACCTCGGAACCACCAACTCGGTGATCGCCGCGTGGGAGGGCGGTGAGGCGACGGTCCTCCCGAACTCCGAGGGCAGCCGCACGACCCCTTCGGTCGTTGCGTTCACCGACTCGGGCGAGCGGCTCGTGGGCCAGTTGGCCCGCCGCCAGGCGATCCTCAACCCCAAGGGAACCATCTACTCGGCAAAGCGCTTCATCGGCCGCCGCTACGACGAGATCTCGGACGAGGCGAAGGCCGTCGGCTTCGACGTGGTCGCCGACGACCACGGCAATGCGCGCTTCGAGGTACGCGGCAAGCTGTACGCGCCCGAGGAGATCAGCGCACTGGTCCTGCGCAAGCTCGCCGACGACGCCGCCAAGCAGCTGGGCGAGAAGGTGACGGAAGCCGTCATCACCGTCCCCGCCTACTTCAACGACGCCCAGCGCACCGCGACAAAGGACGCCGGGCGCATCGCGGGACTGGAGGTCCTGCGCATCATCAACGAGCCCACGGCGGCGGCCCTCGCCTACGGGCTGGACAAGAAGGGGCACGAAACCGTGCTCGTCTTCGACCTGGGCGGCGGCACCTTCGACGTCAGCCTGCTCGACGTCGGCGACGGGGTGGTCGAGGTCCGGTCCACCGCGGGCGACAGCCACCTGGGCGGTGACGACTTCGACCGGCGGCTGGTGGACCACCTGGCGGACAACTTCCAACGCGACAACGGCATCGACCTGCGGAACGACCCGCAGGCCCTGCAACGGCTTTTCGAGGCCGCGGAGAAGGCCAAGACCGAACTCAGCTCGGTCACCCAGACGCAGGTCAGCCTGCCGTTCATCACCGCGGACGCCGCCGGCCCGAAGCATCTGACCGAGACGGTCATGCGGTCCACGTTCGACCAGATCACCTCCGACCTGGTCGAGCGGACCATGGAACCGGTCAAGCAGGCGATGGGCGACGCCAAGATCAGCGAGGCCGATATCGACGAGGTCATCCTCGTGGGCGGCTCCACCCGCATCCCCGCCGTCCAGAACCTGGTCCGCCGGCTGACCGGCGGCAAGGACCCGAACATGAGCGTCAACCCCGACGAGGTCGTGGCCATGGGCGCCGCGATCCAGGCCGGGGTGCTCAAGGGCGACGTCAAGGACGTCCTGCTGCTCGACGTCATCCCGCTGTCGCTGGGCGTGGAGACCCGCGGCGGTGTGATGACCAAGATCATCGAGCGGAACACCACCATCCCGGTCCGCCGCACGGAGACCTTCTCCACCGCCGAGGACAACCAGGGGGCCGTCGACATCGTCATCCTGCAAGGAGAGCGCGAGCTGGCGAAGGACAACCGCGTCCTGGGCCGCTTCCAGCTCAAGGACATCCGCCCCGCGCCTCGTGGCGAGCCGCAGGTCGAGGTCACCTTCGACGTCGACGCCAACGGCATCCTGAACGTCACCGCGCGTGACAAGGACACCGGCGCCGAGCAGGGCATCACCATCAGCGAGGGCTCCAACCTCGACCAAAGCGAGGTCGAGCGGATGGTCCAGGAGGCCGAAGCGCACCGCGGCGAGGACCAGGCGCTGCGCGCGGCGGTGGACGCCCGCAACGAGCTGGACGCCGTTGCCTACCAGGTCGAACGCCGGCTGAACGAGCTGGGCAACGCCGCACCCGCGCACGAGAAGGCACGGGCCGAGATGCTCGTCACCGACGCCCGGGAAGCCGTCAAGGAAGAAGCGCCGCTCGACAAGGTCAGGTCGCTGACCTCCGAACTCCAGCAGATCCACGCCTCACTGGCCTCCCACCAGGCAGGCGCGGGCCCGTCCGCGGAGGAGCGGGCCACGGCGGGCGCCGGGGCAGGCGGTGCTTCGGGCACTGCCGGATCCGACGACGACGTGGTCGACGCCGAATTCGACAAGAGCTGA
- a CDS encoding nucleotide exchange factor GrpE produces the protein MSTEQEPTTPQDELSQALPPEQPEVDDHAAALDELQDRWRRALADLDNLRKRHAKELDAIRNEERARTAAAWLPVVDNLDLALTHAGSDPSAVVEGVKAVRDQAVDVLRRLGYPRYEETGVPFDPAVHEVVGIVDDPEAEPNTVVRVVRPGYGEGNRQLRPAAVMVSKRQE, from the coding sequence ATGTCCACCGAACAGGAGCCGACGACGCCCCAGGACGAGCTGAGCCAGGCCCTGCCCCCGGAGCAGCCGGAGGTGGACGACCACGCCGCGGCCCTCGACGAACTCCAGGACCGCTGGCGCCGCGCCCTCGCGGACCTCGACAACCTCCGCAAGCGCCACGCCAAGGAACTGGACGCCATACGGAACGAGGAACGCGCCCGCACCGCGGCGGCCTGGCTGCCGGTGGTCGACAATCTGGACCTGGCGCTCACCCATGCCGGATCCGATCCGTCCGCCGTGGTCGAAGGCGTCAAGGCCGTACGCGACCAGGCCGTCGACGTGCTCCGCCGGCTCGGGTATCCCCGCTACGAGGAGACCGGAGTGCCGTTCGACCCGGCCGTGCACGAGGTCGTCGGCATCGTCGACGACCCCGAGGCCGAGCCGAACACCGTCGTGCGGGTGGTGCGTCCCGGCTACGGCGAGGGGAACCGGCAGCTGCGCCCCGCGGCCGTCATGGTCAGCAAGCGGCAGGAGTGA